From Sporocytophaga myxococcoides, the proteins below share one genomic window:
- a CDS encoding alpha/beta hydrolase family protein, protein MAKLILLKNRELTLVNRSRKLLYDLSYISDGKEKPLIIFLHGFKGFKDWGNFDLMMNYFTQKNYAFIKMNFSHNGTTLDSPLEFNDLSGFGRNNFIIELEDIQAMIDHVFKGEIISENEWDQRKLILIGHSRGGAIAIIKGAEDVRVRAVVSLAGVADLKKFLNDRDIDLWKKGETVFIDNSRTGQKMPLYPQFLESYFENKSRLDVISAASKLKHLLIIHGSEDSTVPIDHAFKLKKQ, encoded by the coding sequence ATGGCAAAACTTATTTTACTTAAAAACAGAGAATTGACTTTGGTTAATCGTTCAAGAAAGCTATTGTATGATCTTTCTTATATTTCAGATGGAAAGGAAAAACCTCTGATTATTTTTCTGCATGGATTTAAAGGATTTAAGGACTGGGGTAATTTTGATCTGATGATGAATTATTTTACTCAAAAGAATTATGCTTTTATTAAAATGAATTTTTCCCATAATGGGACAACCCTTGATAGCCCTTTGGAATTTAATGACCTGAGTGGTTTCGGAAGGAATAATTTTATCATTGAACTTGAAGATATTCAGGCTATGATTGATCATGTATTTAAAGGTGAAATTATTTCAGAAAATGAGTGGGATCAACGAAAACTGATACTGATCGGGCATAGCAGAGGAGGGGCAATTGCTATTATTAAAGGAGCTGAAGACGTGAGAGTAAGAGCAGTAGTATCGCTGGCTGGAGTTGCTGATCTGAAGAAATTTCTGAATGACAGGGACATTGATTTATGGAAAAAAGGAGAAACAGTGTTTATAGATAATTCAAGAACTGGGCAAAAAATGCCTCTTTACCCTCAATTTCTGGAATCTTATTTTGAAAATAAATCAAGACTAGATGTTATCTCGGCTGCATCAAAATTAAAGCATCTTTTAATTATCCACGGTTCAGAAGATTCGACAGTGCCCATCGATCATGCTTTTAAATTAAAAAAACAGTAA
- a CDS encoding polyprenyl synthetase family protein, with translation MAVSIKEIQAPIEDEIRDFEKKFRDSMKSNVVLLDRIMTYIVKRKGKQLRPMFVFLMAKTCGGISESTYRGAALIELLHTATLVHDDVVDDANYRRGFFSINALWKNKIAVLVGDYLLSKGLLLSLQNDDFSILKIVSNAVKEMSEGELLQIEKARNLDITEEVYFEIIRQKTASLIASCCAVGAASSGVDAASIENARLFGEKVGMAFQIKDDLFDYNTQAVIGKPIGIDIKERKMTLPLIFALSKASWWEKRKIINIVKNQNDNPKKVAEVIQFVKNSGGIAYATEIMNNYMNEANSILETFPSSPYKQSLQQLVKYTIERDK, from the coding sequence ATGGCTGTCAGTATTAAAGAAATACAAGCTCCGATTGAAGACGAAATAAGGGATTTTGAAAAAAAATTCAGGGATTCTATGAAAAGCAACGTAGTGTTGCTTGACAGAATCATGACCTATATCGTTAAACGAAAGGGCAAACAACTAAGGCCTATGTTTGTATTTCTTATGGCCAAAACATGCGGAGGTATAAGTGAATCTACCTACAGAGGAGCCGCACTTATTGAATTGCTTCATACAGCCACGCTCGTTCATGATGATGTGGTGGATGATGCTAACTACAGACGCGGATTCTTTTCCATTAATGCCCTATGGAAGAATAAAATAGCAGTACTTGTCGGAGACTACTTACTTTCCAAAGGATTACTCCTCTCCCTTCAGAATGATGATTTCAGCATACTTAAAATAGTTTCCAATGCAGTAAAAGAAATGAGTGAAGGTGAGTTGCTTCAGATAGAAAAAGCACGCAACCTTGACATTACGGAAGAAGTATACTTTGAAATTATCCGCCAGAAAACCGCCTCTCTCATAGCTTCATGTTGTGCTGTTGGCGCTGCCTCTTCCGGTGTCGATGCAGCCTCGATTGAAAATGCCAGACTTTTTGGAGAAAAGGTTGGAATGGCATTTCAGATAAAAGACGATCTCTTTGACTATAATACCCAAGCCGTTATAGGTAAACCAATAGGTATTGATATAAAAGAAAGAAAAATGACACTTCCCCTGATCTTTGCGCTTAGCAAAGCCAGCTGGTGGGAAAAAAGAAAAATCATAAACATCGTTAAAAATCAAAACGATAATCCAAAGAAAGTCGCTGAAGTAATTCAATTTGTGAAAAACTCCGGAGGTATTGCATACGCTACGGAAATCATGAATAATTACATGAATGAGGCAAACTCCATCCTTGAAACGTTTCCTTCCTCTCCTTACAAACAATCCCTTCAACAGTTGGTTAAATATACAATAGAGAGAGACAAATAA